In the Streptomyces marianii genome, one interval contains:
- a CDS encoding DUF6233 domain-containing protein produces MTPHSDADPEPVPVRVVLPVDPLLGSEPQEVVARLWKRRQTETGWVYLVGMPSYRDREDGSVEAAEYRVWVRAPEHVRPVEGVDYDRVVTERLESSPPSTVREVLGERRPSGWVLQKVSGGRGTAQGILHALDCEEAPNDAPLLDWRRALDVAENPATRLCILCGCAQELTPLLRGFDHITDSAPDDS; encoded by the coding sequence GTGACACCGCATTCCGATGCCGACCCCGAGCCTGTGCCGGTCCGGGTCGTGCTGCCCGTCGATCCTCTGCTCGGGTCCGAGCCGCAGGAGGTTGTCGCGCGGTTGTGGAAGCGGCGGCAGACGGAAACGGGCTGGGTCTACCTGGTGGGCATGCCGTCGTACAGAGATCGCGAGGACGGCAGTGTGGAAGCGGCGGAGTACCGGGTGTGGGTGCGCGCCCCGGAGCACGTACGGCCGGTCGAAGGCGTTGACTACGACCGAGTCGTCACCGAACGGCTGGAGTCGTCACCGCCGTCGACGGTCCGCGAGGTCCTCGGGGAGCGCCGGCCTTCGGGGTGGGTGCTGCAGAAGGTGAGCGGCGGGCGCGGGACCGCCCAGGGCATTCTGCACGCGCTGGACTGTGAGGAGGCACCGAACGACGCGCCGCTGCTCGACTGGAGGCGCGCCCTGGACGTCGCGGAGAATCCGGCGACACGCCTGTGCATCCTGTGCGGTTGCGCCCAGGAGCTCACGCCCCTGCTCCGCGGCTTCGACCACATCACCGACTCCGCCCCCGACGACTCCTGA
- a CDS encoding DUF6207 family protein: protein MRQITDAHVAEPGLAVVEVAAADDETALAVQELLAARCAIAPVDRTTREPGEPGVRLRCFLDLRQDPDW, encoded by the coding sequence ATGAGGCAGATCACTGACGCGCACGTGGCAGAGCCGGGCCTGGCTGTGGTGGAGGTCGCGGCCGCCGACGACGAGACCGCGCTCGCGGTCCAGGAGCTGCTCGCCGCGCGGTGCGCGATCGCACCTGTGGACCGTACGACCCGGGAGCCCGGCGAGCCCGGTGTACGGCTGCGCTGCTTCCTGGACCTGCGCCAGGATCCCGACTGGTAG